The sequence GTAACAAATAGCGCCAAATATGTACATGGTACAATGCAGACGCAGACAAATACGGTGAGCATTTCTTTTGAATTTACGTGTTAATTTTCtaataatgttttttattttaggcgCCGCATTGCTGCCAACAGACGCAGGGTACACACAGTATCCATGGCAGCGCTCGTCAACAAGCTCCTATtggtaagtttttttttttttttttttaattctccCTTCCACtagtcaattatttttttctttttcattttagCTGCTCAGTTATTGGGAAAGAAGAAGGAGAGCCCGCGTCGTCACATCATCGCTGGAAGTCGTCGTCGTTGGATGGCTGCAGGCATTGGTGCTGGGCCGTGCGATCGTCGAGGGACAGCCGGCGCCATCGTTGCCTACCCAGGCATGGTGTCGGTGGCTGCAGCAGGGCTGCTGTATTGCCCCACTAGCAGGCCAGCAAGGGCAAGGAGCCGTCATCGATGGATCAGGATCTCAACAGGAGTAACGGGGTTGGATGAGGTACGTggtgtgtttatttttattggattattttatattaatgtTGCCATTTTCTAGGAACTTCTATTTTGCTGGAAGCCGCGTGGTGTTGTGCTGTGGCCAAACAAATGGATGCAAGTTGGCCATCCAAGTGGCACTCAGGATGCAAGGAGAAACGAAGGAGTATTCTAAGGAGGCATCAGCAGGACCCAAAGGGGGAAAGGCACCCTCCAACGATGGATCCCAGCATCGGATCCCTAAGGAGCCACCATCAGGACCCAAAGGGGGAAAGGCACCCTCCAACGATGGATCCCAACATCGGATCCCTAAGGGGCCATCAGCAGGTCCCAAAGGGGGAAAGGAACCCTCCATCGATGGATCCCAATATCGCGGGGTATGGATGGATGCAAGTTGGCCATCCAAGGGCCACCCAGGATGCAAGGAGAAACGACGGTGTTTTCTAAGGAGCCATCAGCAGGACCCAAAGGGGGAAGGCACCCTCCAACGATGGATCCCAACATCGAATCCCTAAGGGGCCATTAGCAGGACCCAAAGGGGGAAAGGCACCCTCCAACGATGGATCCCAACATCGGATCCCTAAGGAGCCATCAGCAGGACCCAAAGGGGGAAAGGCATCCTCCAACGATGGATCCCAACATCGCGGGATATAGGACCCAAAGGGGGAAAGGCACCCTCCAACGATAGATCCCAACATCGGATCGCTAGGGGGCTATCAGCAGGACCCAAAGGGGGAAAGGCACCCTCCATCGATGGATCCCAACATCGCGGGGTATGGATGGATGCAAGTTGGCCACCCAAGAGCCACCCAGGCTGCA is a genomic window of Drosophila bipectinata strain 14024-0381.07 unplaced genomic scaffold, DbipHiC1v2 scaffold_162, whole genome shotgun sequence containing:
- the LOC122322015 gene encoding uncharacterized protein → MQTQTNTAPHCCQQTQGTHSIHGSARQQAPIAAQLLGKKKESPRRHIIAGSRRRWMAAGIGAGPCDRRGTAGAIVAYPGMVSVAAAGLLYCPTSRPARARSRHRWIRISTGVTGLDEELLFCWKPRGVVLWPNKWMQVGHPSGTQDARRNEGVF